From the genome of Paracoccus seriniphilus, one region includes:
- a CDS encoding FxsA family protein, with protein MWLFWLFVAVPIIEIALFIQVGGLIGLWPTLAIVILTALVGTSLMRSQGASALAEVQRSFNELRDPSRPLAHGVMILIAGMLLLTPGFFTDSVGLLLLVPKLRDLVMTKLSRHVQVSGFSVNAGMYRQSSGRKPYDDGVIDGEYEVSDDADRRHPPSDLPPELGHDGGSPRRNSGWTRH; from the coding sequence ATGTGGCTTTTCTGGCTGTTCGTTGCCGTGCCGATCATTGAAATCGCGTTGTTCATTCAGGTCGGCGGGCTGATCGGCCTGTGGCCGACCCTGGCCATCGTGATCCTGACGGCCCTGGTCGGCACCTCGCTGATGCGCAGCCAGGGGGCAAGCGCGCTGGCCGAAGTGCAGCGCAGCTTCAACGAATTGCGCGATCCCAGCCGGCCGCTGGCCCATGGCGTGATGATCCTGATCGCGGGCATGCTGCTGTTGACCCCCGGTTTCTTCACCGACAGCGTCGGACTGCTGCTGCTGGTGCCGAAACTGCGCGATCTGGTCATGACGAAACTGTCGCGTCACGTTCAGGTCTCGGGCTTCAGCGTCAATGCCGGGATGTACCGCCAGTCTTCGGGGCGCAAACCCTATGACGACGGTGTCATCGACGGTGAATACGAGGTGTCAGATGACGCCGATCGGCGCCACCCGCCCTCGGATCTGCCGCCGGAACTGGGCCATGACGGCGGATCGCCACGCCGGAACTCGGGCTGGACGCGCCATTGA
- the trxA gene encoding thioredoxin — MATVHVNDADFDTEVRKADTPVIVDFWAEWCGPCKQIGPALEELSDEYAGKVKVVKVNVDENPEQAAALGVRGIPALFMFKDGEVISNRMGAAPKAALKSWIDESV; from the coding sequence ATGGCAACCGTGCATGTGAATGACGCCGATTTCGACACCGAAGTCCGCAAAGCCGATACCCCGGTCATCGTCGATTTCTGGGCAGAGTGGTGCGGGCCCTGCAAACAGATCGGACCGGCTCTGGAAGAACTGTCCGATGAATATGCGGGCAAGGTGAAAGTGGTGAAGGTCAATGTCGACGAAAACCCCGAACAGGCAGCGGCTCTGGGCGTGCGCGGCATTCCGGCGCTGTTCATGTTCAAGGACGGCGAAGTGATCTCGAACCGCATGGGCGCAGCGCCCAAAGCCGCGCTGAAAAGCTGGATCGACGAATCCGTCTGA
- the addB gene encoding double-strand break repair protein AddB — protein MAEWENGLFALPPGVDFADEFVAGFLKRMAAHPPEDIARVTIYANSGRTLTAMKLAFDRRGPLLLPKMRVVTDLGAGSAKLAGPLVAPLARRLELARLIARYLEARPDLAAGHSVPALARSLTDLMTEMQTEGCGPEALEAIDTGDHARHWQNALVFLRIAADFFLATDAPDRAARQRLAAESMIADWTEGRNLPTDPIIVAGSTGSHGATRMFMQAVAGLPNGAVVLPGFDHDQPASVWDGIISGAEDHPQARYAPLIEALGYPRNWSDRPAPAPERNALVSLALRPAPVTDQWIAEGPQLPDLIGATRDVTLIEADQPGQEAEAIALVMREAAQRQQPVTLIAADSGLIRRVNAALDRWQLRADDSAGRPLPLTAPGLFLRQIAELFGQPLTIDRLLILLKHPLTATGSQLIESREARKQARDLELQLRAKGPSFPDPEHLLDWGSKADQTRKIWAEWVAGLIARIKSHENDTARRPIPDRLSDLCNIAQDLAAGPQGDHEASELWKKKPGQLARICLEHLQTHAGNGPDLSPGDFASLLLGEMQELSDRTEADYHPLLKIRGPREARIVNDDLVILSGLNEGGWPRALSPDPWLSRQMRSQAGLTSPERLIGLAAHDFQQAIGAAQVILTRARRDAEAETIPSRWLNRLTNLMAGLPERNGPQALQQMRDRGNHWLTLAERLSRPDKTVAPARRPSPIPPAPPFHELPVTDVSLLIRDPYAVYAKRVLGLRPLNPLRPEPDPSLRGQTLHKIVEKLLKAKPDADTPPERLKADLLRITAEVLAEDVPWPSARAFWQARIERIADQIVSDELDRLAQGHPHVVEARGAITTPGMEFRLTAKPDRIDLLNDGQAMIYDYKSGSPPTDAQIEHFDKQLILEAAMARRGGFADLGPVDVAGIRYIQLGGDGKTHARNYSPEFEAENWNGFLRLIAAYLTGEAGFSAKRAPVKTSHAGDYDHLARLGEWTLADPTVPEKVGHDE, from the coding sequence ATGGCTGAGTGGGAAAACGGTCTCTTCGCGCTGCCTCCGGGCGTGGATTTCGCCGATGAATTCGTCGCGGGCTTTCTGAAAAGAATGGCTGCCCACCCGCCCGAGGACATCGCCCGCGTCACGATCTATGCCAATTCGGGCCGCACGCTGACGGCAATGAAACTGGCCTTTGATCGACGTGGTCCGCTTCTTCTACCCAAAATGCGGGTCGTAACCGATCTGGGTGCAGGCTCGGCAAAACTGGCCGGACCGCTGGTGGCACCGCTGGCGCGGCGGCTGGAACTGGCAAGGCTGATCGCCCGGTATCTGGAAGCCCGCCCCGATCTGGCCGCGGGTCATTCTGTTCCGGCACTGGCGCGCTCTCTGACCGATCTGATGACCGAAATGCAGACCGAAGGCTGCGGACCCGAAGCGCTAGAGGCGATCGACACCGGCGATCACGCCCGCCACTGGCAGAATGCCCTGGTCTTTCTGCGCATCGCGGCGGATTTCTTTCTGGCTACCGATGCCCCCGACCGCGCCGCGCGCCAACGCCTTGCCGCGGAAAGCATGATCGCGGATTGGACCGAAGGCCGAAACCTGCCCACGGATCCGATCATCGTGGCCGGGTCCACCGGGTCGCATGGCGCGACCCGCATGTTCATGCAGGCGGTGGCCGGGCTGCCCAATGGTGCGGTGGTCCTGCCCGGATTTGACCATGATCAGCCCGCCTCGGTCTGGGACGGCATCATCAGCGGGGCCGAGGATCACCCTCAGGCCCGCTATGCACCTCTGATCGAGGCGTTGGGATATCCGCGCAACTGGTCGGACCGCCCGGCCCCCGCGCCCGAACGCAATGCGCTGGTGTCGCTGGCCCTGCGGCCCGCGCCGGTGACCGATCAATGGATTGCCGAGGGTCCGCAGCTGCCGGACCTGATCGGTGCGACCCGCGATGTCACCCTGATCGAGGCAGACCAGCCCGGACAAGAGGCCGAGGCGATTGCCCTTGTCATGCGCGAGGCAGCCCAACGTCAGCAGCCCGTCACCCTGATCGCCGCCGACAGCGGGCTGATCCGGCGCGTGAATGCGGCGCTGGACCGCTGGCAGTTGCGCGCCGATGACAGCGCCGGTCGCCCCCTGCCGCTGACCGCGCCGGGGTTGTTCCTGCGCCAGATCGCCGAGCTGTTCGGCCAGCCGCTGACCATCGACCGGCTGCTGATCCTGCTGAAGCACCCGCTGACCGCCACCGGATCGCAACTCATCGAAAGTCGCGAGGCCCGCAAACAGGCCCGCGATCTGGAGCTGCAGCTGCGCGCCAAGGGCCCCAGCTTTCCCGACCCCGAGCATCTGCTGGACTGGGGCAGCAAGGCCGACCAGACCCGCAAGATCTGGGCCGAATGGGTGGCGGGCTTGATCGCGCGGATCAAATCCCATGAAAATGACACGGCCCGCCGTCCGATCCCCGACCGACTGTCCGATCTGTGCAATATCGCGCAGGATCTGGCCGCCGGTCCACAGGGCGATCACGAAGCCTCGGAACTGTGGAAGAAGAAGCCGGGGCAGCTTGCGCGGATCTGTCTGGAACATCTGCAAACCCATGCCGGAAACGGTCCCGATCTGAGTCCGGGCGATTTCGCCTCGCTGCTGCTGGGCGAGATGCAGGAACTGTCCGACCGGACCGAGGCCGATTACCACCCGCTGCTGAAGATCCGCGGCCCGCGCGAGGCACGCATCGTCAACGATGATCTGGTCATCCTGTCGGGGCTGAACGAAGGCGGCTGGCCGCGCGCCCTCAGCCCCGATCCATGGCTGTCGCGGCAAATGCGCAGTCAGGCGGGGCTGACCTCGCCGGAACGGCTGATCGGGCTGGCCGCGCATGACTTCCAACAGGCCATCGGTGCCGCACAGGTCATCCTGACCCGCGCGCGGCGCGATGCCGAGGCCGAGACCATTCCTTCACGCTGGCTGAACCGGCTGACCAACCTGATGGCCGGCCTGCCCGAACGCAATGGTCCGCAAGCCCTGCAGCAAATGCGCGACCGAGGCAATCACTGGCTGACCCTGGCCGAGCGCCTTTCGCGCCCCGACAAGACGGTTGCGCCAGCGCGGCGACCCTCTCCGATCCCCCCGGCGCCGCCGTTTCACGAGTTGCCGGTCACCGATGTCTCGCTGCTGATCCGCGACCCCTATGCGGTCTATGCCAAGCGCGTTCTGGGGCTGCGACCGCTGAACCCGCTGCGTCCCGAACCCGATCCATCGCTGCGTGGCCAGACCCTGCACAAGATCGTCGAGAAGCTGCTGAAGGCCAAGCCCGATGCGGACACCCCGCCTGAACGGCTGAAGGCGGACCTTCTGCGGATCACCGCCGAGGTCCTTGCCGAGGATGTGCCCTGGCCCTCGGCACGGGCCTTCTGGCAGGCGCGGATCGAACGGATCGCCGATCAGATCGTCAGCGATGAACTGGACCGGCTGGCACAGGGCCACCCCCATGTGGTCGAGGCGCGCGGCGCGATCACCACGCCGGGGATGGAGTTCAGGCTGACCGCGAAACCGGACCGGATCGACCTGCTCAATGACGGGCAGGCGATGATCTATGACTACAAATCCGGCAGCCCGCCCACCGATGCCCAGATCGAGCATTTCGACAAACAGCTGATCCTCGAGGCCGCCATGGCGCGCCGGGGCGGCTTTGCCGATCTGGGGCCGGTGGATGTGGCCGGCATCCGCTATATTCAGCTGGGCGGCGATGGCAAAACCCATGCGCGCAATTATTCCCCCGAATTCGAGGCCGAGAACTGGAACGGTTTCCTGCGCCTGATCGCCGCCTATCTGACCGGAGAAGCAGGCTTCAGCGCCAAGCGCGCGCCCGTCAAGACAAGCCATGCGGGCGACTATGATCACCTGGCCCGACTGGGCGAATGGACGCTGGCCGATCCCACGGTGCCAGAAAAGGTCGGCCATGACGAATGA
- the addA gene encoding double-strand break repair helicase AddA, giving the protein MTNDATLNQIAAADPGRSTWLTANAGSGKTRVLTDRVARLLLAGSPPERILCLTYTKAAATEMQNRLLQRLGKWAMLPEDKLRAELHDLGEVHAPDLAEARRLFARAIETPGGLKVQTIHSFCAALLRRFPLEAGVPMGFSEMDDRSARTLRAEIVEEMAEDAHPAIRDLTSLHGGDNLDGFLAGLSEADFAEPADRDAIWTVLGLPAGLDTDSLLGQVFDGNEGDLFDALIPSFAKGSSTDAKLADKLRQGNWRDPGLAELHILIGALLTGEKAKEPFSAKIGKLPTKALQTGACAPFMPELEDLMLRVQEARPLALGLNLAQKTLALHRFGHEFTRRMAQRKAAHGWLDFDDLILHTARLLQESSMAQWVLWRLDGGIDHILVDEAQDTSPAQWRVIRSLTDEFTSGMGAQDRNRTLFVVGDPKQSIYSFQGADIAVFEEMRERFAHDFDAVQRPMQRRGLAHSFRSSPAVLSLVDAVFQDEAAEGLGEPPRHIAFRDKLPGRVDIWPPLPEPEKPEATDWTAPVDAPAENAADTVLARAIAAQIKEMIGTPFLDPKSNRVRNITPGDIQILVQRRAGLFDDLLRECKAADLPVAGADRLKLAAELAVRDITATLSVLATPEDDLSLAAALRSPLFGLTEDELFRLASGRGKAFLIQRLRNSEHQRVRDMLGDLMDQADFMRPYDLISRLLTRHGGRAALLARLGSEAEDGIDELLSQALAYESVETPSLTGFLVWLSSDDVEVKRQLPGGEGGLIRIMTVHGSKGLESPVVILPETKKRRPDSRARTVRIGNMPTWRGSSGERPDVVAEAVAELALRQEQERRRLLYVALTRAESWLIVAAAGETGDGLESWHSMIAAGPARSDLIRSNIEIEGIGTGLRLSYGDWPSDPVEEARPAPLPDVTLPDWTRLPAPPPPERILPVTATGLGGAKVIGAPIEDADPVAAMLRGTRLHLLLEHLPGTAREEWPDLALSALAGAEGGLPDADELDWLLGEAEALIHAPELSEVMTPPPEARILREVELTATLPAIGLLHGTIDRLVVTAGQVHAIDYKSNSLVPDRPEATPEGVLRQMAAYRDALRLIYPGHELRVSVLWTASRQLMNIPDGLMDDALAALDPARLRS; this is encoded by the coding sequence ATGACGAATGATGCAACGCTGAACCAGATTGCCGCCGCCGATCCGGGGCGCTCCACATGGCTGACGGCCAATGCGGGATCCGGCAAGACCCGGGTTCTGACCGATCGCGTGGCACGGCTGCTGCTGGCGGGCAGCCCGCCCGAGCGGATTCTCTGCCTGACCTATACCAAGGCCGCCGCGACCGAGATGCAGAACCGGCTTCTGCAGCGACTGGGAAAATGGGCCATGCTGCCCGAGGACAAGCTGCGCGCGGAACTGCATGATCTGGGCGAGGTCCATGCCCCCGATCTGGCCGAGGCCCGCCGCCTGTTCGCCCGCGCCATCGAAACCCCCGGTGGACTGAAGGTTCAGACCATCCACAGCTTCTGCGCAGCGTTGCTGCGGCGCTTTCCGCTGGAAGCCGGGGTTCCGATGGGCTTTTCGGAAATGGATGACCGCAGCGCCCGCACATTGCGCGCCGAAATCGTCGAGGAAATGGCCGAAGACGCCCATCCTGCCATCCGCGATCTGACCTCGCTGCATGGTGGTGACAATCTTGACGGTTTCCTGGCCGGTCTGTCCGAGGCCGATTTTGCCGAACCCGCAGACCGTGATGCAATCTGGACCGTCTTGGGCCTGCCCGCCGGTCTGGATACGGACAGCCTGCTGGGACAGGTTTTCGATGGAAATGAGGGCGATCTGTTCGATGCGCTGATCCCGAGTTTTGCCAAGGGTTCCAGCACGGATGCCAAGCTGGCCGACAAGCTGCGCCAGGGGAACTGGCGCGATCCGGGTCTGGCAGAGCTGCATATCCTGATCGGCGCCCTGCTGACCGGCGAAAAGGCCAAGGAACCCTTTTCCGCCAAGATCGGCAAATTGCCCACCAAAGCGCTGCAGACCGGTGCCTGCGCCCCCTTCATGCCCGAACTGGAGGATCTGATGCTGCGGGTGCAAGAGGCACGGCCCTTGGCACTGGGGCTGAATCTGGCACAAAAGACGCTGGCCCTGCACCGCTTTGGCCATGAATTCACCCGGCGCATGGCGCAACGCAAGGCGGCGCATGGCTGGCTGGATTTCGACGACCTGATCCTGCACACGGCACGATTGCTGCAGGAATCCAGCATGGCGCAATGGGTGCTGTGGCGGCTGGATGGCGGTATCGACCATATTCTTGTCGATGAGGCCCAGGACACCAGCCCGGCGCAATGGCGGGTGATCCGCAGTCTGACCGATGAATTCACCAGCGGCATGGGCGCGCAGGACCGCAACCGCACATTGTTCGTCGTGGGCGATCCCAAGCAGTCGATCTACTCCTTCCAGGGCGCGGATATCGCCGTCTTCGAAGAGATGCGCGAGCGCTTTGCCCATGACTTCGACGCCGTCCAGCGCCCGATGCAGCGGCGCGGGCTGGCCCACAGCTTCCGTTCGTCGCCCGCAGTGCTTTCGCTGGTCGATGCGGTCTTTCAGGACGAGGCCGCCGAGGGGCTGGGCGAACCACCTCGCCATATCGCCTTTCGCGACAAGTTGCCTGGCCGGGTGGATATCTGGCCGCCCCTGCCCGAGCCCGAAAAGCCCGAGGCCACCGATTGGACCGCGCCCGTGGATGCGCCGGCCGAGAATGCCGCCGATACGGTATTGGCCCGTGCTATTGCCGCGCAGATCAAGGAGATGATCGGCACGCCCTTCCTTGACCCGAAATCGAACCGGGTGCGCAATATCACACCGGGCGATATCCAGATTCTGGTTCAAAGGCGTGCCGGCCTGTTTGACGACCTGCTGCGCGAATGCAAGGCCGCCGATCTGCCCGTGGCGGGGGCCGACCGGCTGAAGCTGGCGGCAGAACTGGCAGTGCGCGACATCACCGCGACCCTGTCGGTTCTGGCCACGCCCGAGGACGACCTGTCGCTGGCCGCCGCGCTGCGATCACCGCTATTCGGTCTGACCGAAGACGAGCTGTTCCGTCTGGCCTCGGGGCGCGGCAAGGCCTTTCTGATCCAGCGCCTGCGCAATTCCGAGCACCAACGGGTGCGCGACATGCTGGGCGATCTGATGGATCAGGCCGATTTCATGCGGCCCTATGATCTGATTTCGCGGTTGCTGACACGCCATGGCGGCAGGGCGGCCCTGCTGGCGCGGCTGGGCAGCGAGGCAGAAGATGGCATTGACGAACTGCTGTCACAGGCACTTGCCTATGAGAGTGTCGAAACCCCGTCCCTGACCGGTTTTCTGGTCTGGCTGTCCAGTGATGATGTCGAGGTCAAACGGCAATTGCCGGGCGGTGAAGGCGGGTTGATCCGCATCATGACGGTGCATGGCTCCAAGGGGCTGGAAAGCCCGGTCGTCATCCTGCCCGAAACCAAGAAACGCCGCCCCGACAGCCGCGCCCGCACCGTGCGGATCGGGAATATGCCCACATGGCGCGGCAGCTCGGGTGAACGGCCCGACGTGGTCGCCGAAGCGGTAGCAGAACTGGCCCTGCGGCAGGAACAGGAGCGCCGCCGCCTGCTCTATGTGGCACTGACGCGGGCCGAAAGCTGGCTGATCGTGGCGGCGGCCGGAGAAACCGGCGACGGTCTGGAAAGCTGGCACAGCATGATCGCCGCCGGCCCCGCACGCAGCGACCTGATCCGCAGCAATATCGAGATCGAGGGCATCGGCACCGGCCTGCGGCTGTCCTATGGCGACTGGCCCTCGGATCCGGTGGAAGAGGCCAGACCTGCGCCCCTTCCCGATGTGACCCTGCCCGACTGGACCAGACTGCCCGCGCCGCCCCCGCCCGAACGCATCCTGCCCGTGACCGCAACGGGCCTGGGTGGCGCCAAGGTGATTGGCGCTCCCATCGAGGACGCCGATCCGGTGGCCGCAATGTTGCGCGGCACGCGGCTGCATCTGTTGCTGGAACATCTGCCCGGTACGGCAAGGGAAGAATGGCCCGATCTGGCACTGTCCGCGCTTGCGGGGGCGGAAGGCGGGCTGCCCGATGCCGATGAACTGGACTGGCTGCTGGGCGAAGCCGAAGCATTGATCCATGCACCCGAACTGTCCGAGGTCATGACCCCGCCCCCCGAGGCCAGGATCCTGCGCGAGGTGGAACTGACCGCGACCCTGCCGGCAATCGGCCTGCTGCATGGCACCATCGACCGTCTGGTGGTCACAGCGGGGCAAGTTCATGCCATTGACTACAAGTCCAACAGCCTGGTTCCCGACCGTCCCGAGGCCACGCCCGAAGGCGTGCTGCGACAAATGGCGGCCTATCGCGATGCGCTGCGACTGATCTATCCGGGTCATGAGCTGCGCGTTTCGGTGCTGTGGACGGCATCGCGTCAACTGATGAACATTCCCGACGGGTTGATGGATGACGCGCTGGCTGCACTTGACCCGGCGCGTCTGCGTTCATAG
- the hslU gene encoding ATP-dependent protease ATPase subunit HslU has product MTDLTPREIVSELDRFIIGQKEAKRAVAVALRNRWRRKQLGDDLRNEVYPKNILMIGPTGVGKTEISRRLARLANAPFIKVEATKFTEVGYVGRDVEQIIRDLVDAAVIDTRERMREEVKSRAHDSAQERVIDALAGDGARDATRQMFRDKLKRGELDDTEIELELQDNSSPLGGMEIPGQPGASLGGMMDLSGLMKAFGGRRVRRKVTVAESYDLLIAEEADKLLDDEAVKAAALESVQENGIVFIDEIDKVCARSDARGGDVSREGVQRDLLPLIEGTTVSTKYGPLKTDHILFIASGAFHVSKPSDLLPELQGRLPIRVELRALTEGDFVRILTETDNALTRQYTALMATENVTVNFTEDGISALARIAAEVNGTVENIGARRLYTVIERVFEELSFDAPDQGGTQVDVDAAFVERYVGDLSRSADLSRYVL; this is encoded by the coding sequence ATGACCGACCTGACCCCGCGCGAAATCGTATCCGAACTGGACCGCTTCATCATCGGCCAGAAAGAGGCGAAACGCGCCGTCGCCGTCGCCCTGCGCAATCGCTGGCGGCGCAAGCAACTGGGCGATGACCTGCGCAACGAAGTCTATCCCAAGAACATCCTGATGATCGGGCCGACCGGCGTCGGCAAGACCGAGATCAGCCGCCGCCTGGCCCGCCTGGCCAATGCGCCCTTCATCAAGGTCGAGGCCACCAAGTTCACCGAGGTCGGCTATGTCGGGCGCGATGTCGAACAGATCATTCGCGATCTGGTCGATGCCGCCGTGATCGACACCCGCGAACGCATGCGCGAAGAAGTGAAATCCCGCGCCCATGACTCTGCGCAGGAACGCGTGATCGACGCGCTGGCCGGCGATGGCGCCCGCGATGCCACACGCCAGATGTTCCGTGACAAGCTGAAACGGGGCGAGCTGGACGATACCGAGATCGAACTGGAACTGCAGGACAACTCCAGCCCTCTTGGCGGCATGGAGATCCCCGGCCAGCCCGGCGCAAGCCTTGGCGGCATGATGGATCTGTCGGGCCTGATGAAGGCCTTTGGCGGTCGCCGCGTGCGCCGCAAGGTCACCGTTGCCGAAAGCTATGACCTGCTGATCGCCGAAGAGGCCGACAAGCTGCTGGATGACGAGGCCGTCAAGGCGGCCGCACTGGAATCGGTGCAGGAAAACGGCATCGTCTTCATCGACGAGATCGACAAGGTCTGTGCGCGCTCCGACGCCCGGGGCGGCGATGTCAGCCGCGAAGGCGTTCAGCGCGACCTGTTGCCGCTGATCGAGGGCACTACCGTCAGCACCAAATATGGCCCGCTGAAAACCGACCATATCCTGTTCATCGCCTCGGGCGCCTTCCATGTCTCGAAACCCTCGGACCTGCTGCCCGAGCTTCAGGGTCGTCTGCCCATCCGGGTCGAACTCCGCGCCCTGACCGAAGGCGATTTCGTGCGCATCCTGACCGAAACCGACAACGCCCTGACGCGCCAGTATACCGCGCTGATGGCCACCGAGAATGTCACCGTCAACTTTACCGAGGACGGCATCTCGGCCCTGGCGCGCATTGCCGCCGAGGTGAATGGCACGGTTGAAAACATCGGCGCACGTCGCCTGTATACCGTGATCGAACGCGTTTTCGAGGAACTGTCCTTCGATGCGCCCGATCAAGGCGGAACACAGGTCGATGTCGATGCAGCCTTTGTCGAACGCTATGTCGGCGATCTGTCGCGGTCGGCCGACCTGTCCCGCTACGTTCTGTAG
- a CDS encoding Smr/MutS family protein, protein MARRRRGLTPEERELWSRVARSATPLPSKSQQPEEGGAQDAPPVIPRAGSKAKAEAALMRAELSKFRLGQHAPGPTGTFQREASPAERLRSAPLRMDHKTHRKMSQGKIAPQARLDLHGLTLSAAHPELIQFILGCHANALRLVLVITGKGRGDHGPLPTRPGALRHQVPYWLHSPPLNAVVQQVSAAHYRHGGEGAYYVYLRRSGIR, encoded by the coding sequence ATGGCCCGGCGTCGGCGGGGCTTGACCCCTGAAGAACGCGAGCTTTGGTCAAGGGTGGCGCGCAGCGCGACCCCTCTGCCCTCGAAAAGCCAGCAACCGGAGGAAGGGGGCGCGCAGGATGCGCCCCCAGTGATTCCGCGCGCAGGCAGCAAGGCAAAGGCCGAGGCGGCCCTGATGCGTGCCGAACTGTCGAAATTCCGTCTTGGACAGCATGCCCCGGGCCCGACGGGAACATTCCAGCGCGAAGCCAGCCCTGCCGAGCGTTTGCGCAGCGCGCCCCTGCGCATGGACCACAAGACCCATCGCAAGATGTCGCAGGGCAAGATCGCCCCGCAGGCGCGACTTGACCTGCATGGGCTGACGCTGAGCGCTGCCCACCCCGAACTGATCCAGTTCATCCTCGGTTGTCATGCGAACGCTCTGCGGCTGGTGCTGGTCATCACCGGCAAGGGGCGGGGCGATCATGGTCCCTTGCCCACGCGCCCGGGGGCCTTGCGTCATCAGGTGCCCTACTGGCTGCACAGCCCGCCTCTGAACGCGGTCGTGCAGCAGGTCAGCGCTGCACATTACCGGCATGGCGGCGAGGGCGCATATTACGTCTATCTGCGGCGCAGCGGCATCAGGTAG
- a CDS encoding Tim44/TimA family putative adaptor protein, producing MTNPLIQLLVLAAIAIFLILRLRNVLGTRDGFEPPQEEAPVAKRRFEVIEGSADEVDHDIVELVDADSPAATALAAMKRAEPSFGVHDFLTGAKSAYEMILMAFENGDLSDVRPFLAEPVADAFQSVIDHRKAQGYSVQAQFLGVRETTLASAEFDAQSGLAEVSVRFVGELIAATRDAEGNVVDGDPKTSRKQRDVWTFARRMGQDDPNWQLVATG from the coding sequence ATGACCAATCCGCTGATCCAGTTGCTTGTGCTGGCCGCGATCGCGATCTTCCTGATCTTGCGGCTTCGCAATGTGCTGGGAACGCGTGACGGATTCGAGCCGCCCCAGGAAGAAGCCCCTGTGGCAAAACGTCGCTTCGAGGTGATCGAGGGCAGCGCGGATGAGGTCGATCACGACATCGTCGAGCTTGTCGATGCCGACAGCCCGGCCGCCACGGCGCTGGCCGCCATGAAACGTGCCGAGCCCTCTTTCGGTGTGCATGATTTCCTGACCGGTGCCAAATCGGCCTATGAGATGATCCTGATGGCGTTCGAAAACGGCGATCTCAGCGATGTTCGTCCTTTCCTGGCAGAACCCGTCGCGGATGCGTTCCAATCGGTCATCGACCACCGCAAGGCGCAGGGCTACAGCGTTCAGGCGCAGTTTCTGGGGGTGCGCGAGACGACTCTGGCCAGCGCCGAATTCGACGCGCAGTCGGGTCTTGCCGAGGTGTCGGTGCGCTTCGTTGGCGAGCTGATCGCCGCGACACGGGACGCCGAAGGCAATGTCGTCGATGGCGACCCCAAGACATCGCGCAAGCAGCGTGACGTCTGGACCTTCGCGCGGCGCATGGGGCAGGACGATCCGAACTGGCAGCTGGTCGCGACCGGCTGA
- the hslV gene encoding ATP-dependent protease subunit HslV — MADDSFPGWHGTTILAVRRGGKVVVAGDGQVSVGQTVMKGSARKVRRLSPGGRDVIVGFAGSTADAFTLLERLEKKLEAAPGQLQRACVELAKDWRTDKYLRNLEAMLIVTDGDQVYVVTGAGDVLEPEHDVAAIGSGGNFALAAARGLLETDLDAEAIARKAMAIAADICVYTNGNLKVETLAR; from the coding sequence ATGGCGGACGATTCTTTTCCCGGCTGGCACGGCACCACAATTCTGGCGGTGCGCCGCGGCGGCAAGGTGGTTGTTGCCGGCGACGGTCAGGTCAGCGTCGGCCAGACCGTCATGAAAGGATCGGCACGCAAGGTCCGGCGCCTTTCGCCGGGTGGACGCGATGTCATCGTGGGCTTTGCAGGTTCCACCGCAGATGCCTTTACCCTGCTGGAACGACTGGAAAAAAAGCTGGAAGCCGCGCCGGGGCAATTGCAACGCGCCTGTGTCGAACTGGCCAAGGATTGGCGCACCGACAAATATCTGCGCAACCTGGAAGCCATGCTGATCGTCACCGATGGCGATCAGGTCTATGTCGTCACCGGGGCCGGCGATGTGCTGGAACCCGAACATGATGTCGCCGCGATCGGATCGGGTGGAAACTTCGCGCTGGCGGCGGCTCGCGGCCTGCTGGAAACCGATCTGGATGCCGAGGCGATTGCCCGCAAGGCGATGGCCATTGCCGCAGACATCTGCGTCTACACCAATGGAAACCTGAAGGTCGAAACGCTGGCGCGCTAG
- a CDS encoding PLD nuclease N-terminal domain-containing protein translates to MEYIFGIIIFVLDVWAIATVINTNETAGTKLLWIVLIAVLPVLGLLIWYFAGPRGNRA, encoded by the coding sequence ATGGAATATATCTTCGGGATCATCATCTTTGTTCTGGATGTCTGGGCAATCGCCACGGTCATCAACACGAATGAGACCGCCGGCACCAAGTTGCTGTGGATTGTCCTGATCGCCGTTCTGCCGGTCCTGGGACTGCTGATCTGGTATTTCGCCGGCCCCAGAGGCAACCGCGCCTGA